Part of the Virgibacillus natechei genome is shown below.
TTTTCATGAAGTTGAGGTCTTCCTCTGTTGTTGGTTCTTGCAGTGTTAATCGAAACATTTCCGTCATCGCATCAAATAAATCACCCTCATATTTTTTCAGGAGAAACACAAAATTTGCTCTGCGTGCCTTGGTTTGGGCATCTAATATATAGAAAAAAGCATCATCTTTATTCTCAAAGTACTGATAAAAACTTCCTCGTGGTATTCCTGCCAGATTCACAATATTGGTTATCGAAGCTTTATATAATGGCGCCCTTGAAAATTCCTGCTTGGCTGCATGTATCAATGTTAGTTTCTTACTCTCAGGTAGGTTATAAAACGTTCGTTTAGGCACTTTCTTTCCTCCGGTTCTTTAAAAGTGACACAATGTCATTGTTACTGTTTTTTATTTTATATGACAACGTGTCACATGTCAATCCACTTAGGCCTGTTGTTGCCATATGTTGAATTTTTGTCACTTTTAAATCGTTTTTTCGAATACGCGAGAGACCCCAACCTCAAGGATGTGAAGGCCGAGAACTCAGACTAGGATAGCTTCACCTATCTCTATTGTTCAACTGAATACAATTTTTTAAACAACAATTTACTATTAGTGCGTGTTCAAAAGGAGGATAAATAGGACCGCGTCGGTTAAGTTCACCACGTCCTGGGAATGCGCGTAAATGCTCGCCCCACCGAAAACATTTGTGGCAACACCGACACTAGCACGTTTTAGCAGAAGATCCCCTACGATGTGTCATTTTTACCGGACTTTTTGAACATCACCTATTATGGTATAATGAGAACAAGGGTTTCAGTGAGACCAAGGAGGAAATTATGCTAAAAAAATGGTTGAATGAATCAAACTATACAGTCGTTTATACAGGAGCAGGCATGTCAACAGAAAGTGGATTGCCTGACTTTCGATCTGCAGGTAATGGATTATGGAATAAAAAAGATCCAAGCAAAATAGCAAGCACGGATGCATTAAACCATAATGTCACGGAATTTATAGATTTTTATCGAGATAGAGTCCTTGGTGTGAAGGATTATAAGCCACATATTGGGCATGATATCTTGGCCAAATGGGAAAGAGAGGGGCTCATCCAGTCAATCATTACTCAAAATGTAGATGGATTTCATCAGCGTGCAGGGAGTAACCAGGTTGCGGAGTTACACGGTACATTGCAAAATCTGCATTGTCAGTCATGTGGGAAAGTCTACAGCAGTGAAGAATATATCAACCGGGATTATTATTGCAGCTGTGGCGGTATATTGCGTCCATCTATTATCTTATTTGGCGAATCCTTACCAGAAGACGCCTTTCAATTTGCGCACAAAGAATCTGTAAAAGCTGATTTATTTATCGTATTAGGTTCATCTTTAAGCGTAACACCAGCAAACCATTTCCCACTTATCGCAAAAGAAAATGGAGCAAAATTAGTAATTATCAATATGGAAGAAACCGATTTTGATATTTACGCAGATGAAGTGATAAACGACAAGGAAATTGGAAAAATCTTAGAAGAACTAGACACGTGAAAAAGCACCTGTCTCTTTTCTTCATTCCACTATTTAATAACGGGGTAGCTATTTAGCATTTAGCTTCCCCATTATTTCTTCACGATCTGAACCCGTTTTATCGTTCTTCCTTCGACTTCCAGAATCCTAAAATCCAGATCATACTTCTCCAGTATTTCACCCTCCTCAGGGAAGTGATTTAACTCTTTTAACAGGTAACCATTTAAAACATCTTCCTCTTCCGGAATTTTTGTGAGAAAGATTGAATTTAATCGATGAAGCGGAATTTTCCCATCACAAATTATTTCTTTATCTGTGACTTTTTCCACGA
Proteins encoded:
- a CDS encoding TetR/AcrR family transcriptional regulator, with product MPKRTFYNLPESKKLTLIHAAKQEFSRAPLYKASITNIVNLAGIPRGSFYQYFENKDDAFFYILDAQTKARRANFVFLLKKYEGDLFDAMTEMFRLTLQEPTTEEDLNFMKNAMLNMTDKIDDAFTRIFNDTDSTEQRKEISQLINKQNLNILEEEELFYIMQIITSVIFRNFVEKFAKNLSDEQAMENYQKEMNLLKNGLYKPVEQK
- a CDS encoding NAD-dependent protein deacylase, producing MLKKWLNESNYTVVYTGAGMSTESGLPDFRSAGNGLWNKKDPSKIASTDALNHNVTEFIDFYRDRVLGVKDYKPHIGHDILAKWEREGLIQSIITQNVDGFHQRAGSNQVAELHGTLQNLHCQSCGKVYSSEEYINRDYYCSCGGILRPSIILFGESLPEDAFQFAHKESVKADLFIVLGSSLSVTPANHFPLIAKENGAKLVIINMEETDFDIYADEVINDKEIGKILEELDT